The Mycolicibacterium flavescens genome has a segment encoding these proteins:
- a CDS encoding putative secreted protein: MPPLVDRRRAADRCIVAAAVLMICVGACGTDPGSSPADQSSSEGPAQVNPARIDRARTALPAGYEVTDLVGPVGPITAWGYGAKWTTDPERCAALADPAAGATRTDGWSASGPGGIVYAVVAAAPGELDPAVVDECARWTIAGGRTTGTVTLEPAPAIDAASTIAMATSSRTVVEGGTETLSRAETVTAYLGDHVAFVAVVTDPGSPNPQLGPDFAAHLLTETVSALRG, encoded by the coding sequence ATGCCCCCACTTGTTGATCGCCGAAGGGCCGCCGATCGTTGCATCGTCGCGGCCGCGGTGCTGATGATCTGCGTGGGCGCCTGCGGAACCGATCCCGGCTCGTCTCCTGCCGACCAGTCGTCGTCTGAGGGGCCCGCACAAGTCAACCCGGCCAGAATCGATCGCGCGCGCACCGCGCTGCCGGCCGGATACGAGGTGACCGACCTCGTCGGCCCCGTCGGCCCGATCACCGCGTGGGGATACGGTGCGAAGTGGACCACCGACCCCGAACGATGTGCCGCGCTGGCCGACCCCGCCGCGGGCGCAACCCGCACCGACGGATGGTCCGCGTCGGGGCCCGGCGGCATCGTCTACGCCGTCGTCGCCGCCGCGCCGGGAGAGCTCGACCCGGCGGTGGTCGACGAGTGCGCGCGCTGGACCATTGCGGGCGGACGCACGACGGGAACTGTCACGCTCGAACCCGCCCCGGCCATCGACGCGGCGTCGACCATCGCGATGGCGACGTCGAGCAGAACCGTCGTGGAAGGCGGCACTGAAACGCTGTCGCGCGCCGAGACCGTCACGGCTTACCTGGGTGACCATGTCGCCTTCGTCGCCGTCGTCACCGACCCCGGTTCACCCAATCCTCAACTCGGTCCGGATTTCGCCGCCCACCTGTTGACCGAAACGGTGTCCGCGTTACGGGGCTGA